The following coding sequences are from one Streptomyces sp. NBC_00536 window:
- the mmsA gene encoding multiple monosaccharide ABC transporter ATP-binding protein produces the protein MARPVLEMRSISKTFPGVKALSEVNLTVAAGEVHAICGENGAGKSTLMKVLSGVHPHGDYEGEIYFEGEPCRFRDIRASEQRGIVIIHQELALVPYLSIAENIFLGNEHATRGVISWHKTLTHAAALIRQVGLDESPHTRIADLGVGKQQLVEIAKALAKKVKLLILDEPTAALNDEDSRKLLDLILELKAQGISCILISHKLNEIARVADSVTILRDGRTIETIAIGPEGISEERIIRGMVGRDLEHRYPERAPEIGEVAFEIEDWSVQHPIDHRRKVVDGVSLNVRRGEIVGIAGLMGAGRTELAMSVFGRSYGRWTGGRVRLDGREIRTRTVPEAIGHGIAYVTEDRKQLGLNLGDDISRNISLSALGKVARRGWVDRHEEARVAESFRRTMNIKAPSVFAETGKLSGGNQQKVVLSKWIFAEPEVLILDEPTRGIDIGAKAEIYTVIAELAAQGKTVLVISSELPELLGLCDRIYTMAEGRITGEVDRAEATQESLMRLMTMSAAYPDKQV, from the coding sequence ATGGCCCGACCCGTTCTCGAAATGCGGTCGATCAGCAAGACGTTTCCCGGTGTCAAGGCCCTCTCCGAGGTCAACCTGACCGTCGCCGCCGGTGAGGTGCACGCCATCTGCGGCGAGAACGGCGCCGGCAAGTCCACGCTGATGAAGGTGCTCAGCGGGGTCCACCCCCACGGCGACTACGAGGGCGAGATCTACTTCGAGGGCGAGCCCTGCCGGTTCCGGGACATCCGGGCCAGCGAGCAGCGCGGCATCGTGATCATCCACCAGGAACTCGCGCTGGTGCCCTACCTGTCCATCGCCGAGAACATCTTCCTCGGCAATGAGCACGCCACCCGGGGCGTCATCAGCTGGCACAAGACGCTGACCCACGCCGCCGCGCTGATCCGGCAGGTCGGACTCGACGAGAGCCCGCACACCAGGATCGCCGATCTCGGCGTGGGCAAACAGCAGTTGGTCGAGATCGCCAAGGCGCTCGCCAAGAAGGTCAAGCTGCTCATCCTGGACGAGCCGACGGCCGCCCTGAACGACGAGGACAGCCGCAAGCTGCTCGACCTGATCCTCGAACTCAAGGCCCAGGGCATCTCCTGCATCCTCATCTCGCACAAGCTGAACGAGATCGCCCGGGTCGCCGACTCCGTCACCATCCTGCGCGACGGGCGGACCATCGAGACCATCGCGATCGGTCCCGAGGGCATCTCCGAGGAGCGGATCATCCGTGGCATGGTCGGCCGCGACCTGGAACACCGCTACCCCGAGCGCGCCCCCGAGATCGGCGAGGTCGCCTTCGAGATCGAGGACTGGAGCGTCCAGCACCCGATCGACCACCGGCGCAAGGTGGTCGACGGCGTCTCGCTCAACGTCCGTCGAGGCGAGATCGTCGGCATCGCCGGCCTCATGGGCGCCGGCCGCACCGAACTGGCCATGAGCGTCTTCGGCCGCTCGTACGGACGGTGGACCGGCGGCCGGGTGCGGCTGGACGGCCGGGAGATCCGTACCCGGACGGTGCCGGAGGCGATCGGGCACGGCATCGCCTACGTGACCGAGGACCGCAAGCAGCTGGGCCTCAACCTGGGCGACGACATCAGCCGGAACATCTCGCTGAGCGCCCTCGGCAAGGTCGCCCGGCGGGGCTGGGTCGACCGGCACGAGGAGGCCCGGGTCGCCGAATCGTTCCGGCGGACCATGAACATCAAGGCCCCCTCGGTGTTCGCGGAGACCGGCAAGCTCAGCGGCGGCAACCAGCAGAAGGTCGTCCTCAGCAAGTGGATCTTCGCCGAGCCGGAGGTGCTGATCCTCGACGAACCCACCCGGGGCATCGACATCGGCGCCAAGGCGGAGATCTACACCGTCATCGCCGAACTCGCCGCCCAGGGCAAGACGGTACTCGTCATCTCCTCCGAACTCCCCGAACTCCTGGGCCTGTGCGACCGGATCTACACCATGGCCGAAGGCCGGATCACCGGTGAGGTCGACCGCGCGGAAGCCACCCAGGAATCCCTCATGCGGCTCATGACCATGAGCGCGGCATACCCCGACAAGCAGGTGTGA
- the mmsB gene encoding multiple monosaccharide ABC transporter permease, with protein sequence MAQTKTTPETTPGTPQTGRRASAGAVLARALRGNLRQYGMLLALALIVLLFQFWTDGILLQPLNITNLIQQNSYILILAIGMMIVIIAGHIDLSVGSLAAFVGAAAAVMMVKHHAPWPVALVAALLIGALAGAWQGFWIAYLGIPSFIVTLAGMLLFRGGTQILLQGQSVAPFPKGFQNISSGFLPAVGPHTNYHNLTLLLGLAVLAVAILQEVRGRRQAASYGLEPLPAGLFLVKLGAITAAVVAFTLLLASYHGVPIVLLILGVLLVGFGYVMRNSILGRHTYAIGGNEAAARLSGVKSKRVVFLAFVNMGVLAALAGMVFAARLNAGTPQAGVNFELEAIAAAFIGGASASGGVGTVLGALTGGLVLGVLNNGMSLVGVGTDYQQVIKGLVLMAAVGFDVYNKRKAGG encoded by the coding sequence ATGGCCCAGACCAAGACCACCCCAGAGACCACGCCCGGCACACCGCAGACCGGCCGACGTGCGTCGGCCGGTGCCGTACTGGCCCGAGCGCTGCGCGGCAACCTGCGCCAGTACGGGATGCTGCTCGCGCTGGCGCTGATCGTGCTGCTGTTCCAGTTCTGGACGGACGGCATCCTGCTCCAGCCGCTCAACATCACCAATCTGATCCAGCAGAACAGCTACATCCTCATCCTGGCCATCGGCATGATGATCGTCATCATCGCCGGGCACATCGACCTGTCGGTCGGGTCGCTCGCCGCCTTCGTCGGGGCCGCCGCCGCGGTGATGATGGTCAAACACCACGCGCCGTGGCCCGTGGCGCTGGTGGCCGCGCTGCTGATCGGGGCCCTCGCCGGAGCCTGGCAGGGCTTCTGGATCGCCTATCTCGGGATCCCCTCGTTCATCGTCACGCTGGCCGGCATGCTGCTGTTCCGCGGCGGGACCCAGATCCTCCTGCAGGGCCAGTCGGTGGCGCCGTTCCCCAAGGGCTTCCAGAACATCAGCAGCGGCTTCCTCCCCGCCGTCGGCCCCCACACCAACTACCACAACCTCACCCTCCTGCTGGGCCTCGCGGTGCTGGCCGTCGCGATCCTGCAGGAGGTGCGCGGACGGCGGCAGGCCGCCTCGTACGGGCTGGAACCGCTCCCGGCCGGGCTGTTCCTGGTGAAGCTCGGCGCGATCACCGCGGCCGTGGTGGCGTTCACGCTGCTGCTGGCCAGCTACCACGGCGTGCCGATCGTCCTGCTGATCCTCGGCGTCCTGCTGGTCGGCTTCGGATACGTGATGCGCAACTCGATCCTCGGCCGGCACACCTACGCCATCGGCGGCAACGAGGCGGCGGCGCGGCTGTCCGGGGTGAAGAGCAAGCGGGTCGTCTTCCTGGCCTTCGTGAACATGGGCGTCCTCGCGGCCCTGGCCGGGATGGTCTTCGCCGCCCGGCTCAACGCCGGTACGCCGCAGGCCGGCGTCAACTTCGAGTTGGAGGCGATCGCCGCGGCCTTCATCGGCGGCGCCTCCGCGAGCGGCGGTGTGGGTACCGTCCTCGGTGCGCTCACCGGAGGTCTGGTGCTGGGCGTGCTGAACAACGGCATGTCGCTGGTCGGCGTGGGCACCGACTACCAGCAGGTGATCAAGGGCCTGGTGCTGATGGCGGCCGTCGGCTTCGACGTCTACAACAAGCGCAAGGCCGGAGGCTGA
- a CDS encoding phytanoyl-CoA dioxygenase family protein, with translation MARFVARGSLRLDAVVPAEMNTEGLAVLADGVPPVPYGTPLSEAYARASFVRRLLELPQVAGALHSLVGPEPWVDHHFVHTREPHGGDAQPLHGDAIIDVRPDAFDVQLMYFPQAVTLEMGGTLTVPGSHLRRINESDTGRYQNLRGQDRLVCPAGTVVFLHHGLWHGGRRNDSGTMRYMFKIRFNPRVRQQRLWNTSDLEDPQVAVELDTMFPWYEGATGRLERYNRILLWRVLTGDDHFDLDHWVTRVSNRPAEVRA, from the coding sequence ATGGCGCGGTTCGTGGCACGCGGGTCGCTGCGACTGGACGCGGTGGTCCCGGCGGAAATGAACACCGAGGGTTTGGCGGTACTGGCCGACGGGGTGCCGCCCGTGCCGTATGGGACCCCGCTGTCCGAGGCCTACGCTCGGGCGTCCTTCGTCCGTCGGCTGCTGGAACTTCCCCAGGTGGCGGGGGCCCTGCACAGCCTCGTGGGCCCGGAGCCGTGGGTGGACCACCACTTCGTGCACACCCGCGAGCCCCACGGCGGCGACGCGCAGCCGCTGCACGGGGACGCCATCATCGACGTCCGGCCGGACGCCTTCGACGTGCAGCTGATGTACTTTCCGCAGGCGGTGACGCTGGAGATGGGCGGAACGCTCACCGTGCCGGGCAGCCACCTGCGGCGGATCAACGAGTCCGACACCGGCCGCTACCAGAACCTGCGCGGCCAGGACCGGCTGGTCTGCCCGGCCGGGACGGTGGTGTTTCTGCACCACGGCCTCTGGCACGGGGGCCGGCGCAACGACAGCGGCACGATGCGCTACATGTTCAAGATCCGCTTCAATCCCAGGGTGCGCCAACAGCGCCTGTGGAACACCTCGGATCTCGAAGACCCGCAGGTGGCCGTGGAGTTGGACACCATGTTCCCGTGGTACGAGGGGGCGACCGGCCGGCTGGAGCGGTACAACCGCATCCTGTTGTGGCGGGTACTGACCGGCGACGACCACTTCGACCTCGACCACTGGGTGACCAGGGTGTCCAACCGCCCCGCGGAGGTACGGGCATGA
- a CDS encoding AraC family transcriptional regulator, with product MHTTLAHLDEPPTLAAVGIGVHGPAGHVDVFSLPDLWQLHLYDYEADVTVDGTEYAIRPGRVSLVPPGAEVRYRYRGRSSHLYVHLHLGSGGTPRSIPVIQHVGPELTWLTAQLRQALAAWPNTPARAAAEVWAALWRVAQLAPARERNTQAGHPAVAAAVALIEARLGQPLTVPEIAAAAGVSHNHLTRLFRAATGETVVGYIRARRMERARHFLQATTLSIPAVAASVGIPDLQVFNKACRRALGASPRGIRGAQPVSHNGGNLFASCGDQAVHLDSNLRTDGHADCTAGRAAAQA from the coding sequence GTGCACACGACACTCGCCCATCTTGACGAGCCGCCCACGCTCGCCGCCGTCGGCATCGGCGTGCACGGCCCTGCCGGCCACGTGGACGTGTTTTCCCTGCCGGACCTCTGGCAGCTCCATCTGTACGACTACGAGGCCGATGTGACGGTCGACGGCACGGAGTACGCGATCCGCCCCGGCCGGGTCAGCCTCGTACCGCCCGGCGCCGAGGTCCGCTATCGCTACCGGGGCCGGTCCTCACACCTCTACGTCCACCTCCACCTGGGCTCGGGCGGAACCCCCCGCAGCATTCCGGTGATCCAGCACGTCGGCCCCGAACTCACCTGGCTCACAGCCCAGTTGCGACAGGCACTGGCAGCCTGGCCGAACACCCCCGCACGGGCCGCGGCCGAGGTGTGGGCCGCCCTGTGGCGGGTCGCCCAGCTCGCGCCCGCGAGGGAGCGGAACACACAGGCCGGCCATCCGGCGGTCGCAGCCGCCGTGGCCCTCATCGAGGCGCGGCTGGGGCAACCCCTGACGGTCCCGGAGATCGCGGCGGCGGCCGGTGTCTCCCACAACCACTTGACGCGCCTCTTCCGCGCCGCGACGGGGGAAACGGTCGTCGGCTACATCCGGGCCCGGCGCATGGAACGGGCGCGCCACTTCCTGCAGGCCACCACCCTCTCCATCCCCGCCGTCGCCGCATCGGTCGGCATTCCCGACCTCCAGGTGTTCAACAAGGCGTGTCGCCGCGCGCTCGGAGCTTCGCCGCGCGGCATCCGCGGCGCCCAGCCCGTTTCCCACAACGGCGGCAACCTTTTCGCGTCCTGCGGCGACCAGGCAGTGCACCTCGACTCGAATCTCCGAACGGACGGACATGCAGACTGCACGGCAGGCCGCGCGGCAGCGCAGGCGTAG
- a CDS encoding expansin EXLX1 family cellulose-binding protein yields the protein MLGTAVVLTAAGVLFCLVTAMLPGPKAGAGSPAHVAASAATPAGAAPSALTSPSPADSSPASATPSAAGATATTRTPQPSAKETPPAASTPALSAGRIQPGTTYKGVATAYAAGDGNGACLFGPSDDLMVAAMNTTDYESSRACGAYVRVRAANGASITVRITNECPLPCAPGQLDLSQQAFAKLADPTLGRIPITWSLLSPQTSGALSIRYKTGSSPHWCGIQVIDHRNPVARLEVRTAAGWRRLPRTDYNYFLSADGSGCGGAMRITDIYGEQLTVEGTALLPDVAQPTRVQFAPH from the coding sequence ATGCTGGGGACGGCAGTGGTACTGACCGCCGCGGGCGTCCTCTTCTGCCTGGTGACGGCCATGCTCCCCGGCCCCAAGGCCGGGGCCGGGTCCCCGGCCCACGTGGCCGCCTCCGCCGCCACCCCGGCGGGAGCCGCGCCCTCGGCCCTGACGAGCCCGTCCCCGGCGGACAGCTCGCCCGCCTCGGCGACCCCGAGCGCGGCCGGCGCGACGGCCACCACGCGGACACCACAGCCTTCGGCGAAGGAAACCCCACCAGCGGCGTCCACCCCGGCACTGTCGGCAGGACGCATCCAGCCCGGGACCACCTACAAGGGCGTCGCCACCGCCTACGCCGCCGGCGACGGCAACGGCGCCTGCCTGTTCGGCCCGAGCGACGACCTCATGGTCGCGGCGATGAACACCACCGATTACGAGTCGTCCAGGGCGTGCGGCGCGTACGTGCGCGTACGCGCCGCGAACGGCGCTTCGATCACGGTCCGGATCACCAACGAATGCCCGCTGCCCTGCGCGCCCGGACAACTGGACCTCAGTCAGCAGGCCTTCGCGAAACTGGCCGACCCCACGCTCGGCCGCATCCCGATCACCTGGAGCCTGCTGAGTCCCCAGACGTCCGGAGCTCTCTCCATCCGGTACAAGACCGGGTCCAGCCCGCACTGGTGCGGCATCCAGGTGATCGACCACCGCAATCCGGTCGCGCGGCTGGAGGTACGCACCGCCGCGGGCTGGCGGAGACTGCCCCGTACCGACTACAACTACTTCCTCTCCGCCGACGGCAGCGGGTGCGGCGGCGCGATGAGGATCACCGACATCTACGGAGAGCAGCTGACGGTCGAGGGCACCGCGCTGCTCCCGGACGTCGCACAACCGACCCGGGTCCAGTTCGCCCCGCACTGA
- a CDS encoding SigE family RNA polymerase sigma factor codes for MVLDDASAEFHDFFERHYAELARFAHLLTGEADGADDLAADALTALWQRWDRLRQAEHPLAYARGVVANLARSRIRSAVRERRRIALFWSRGAEPLDGPDVAAVVDVRTALARLPFRKRTCVVLRHAFDLSEKDTALALGISVGTVKSQTSKGLAELERMLDGTGSAGELLAGRRSR; via the coding sequence ATGGTCCTCGATGACGCGTCCGCGGAGTTCCACGACTTCTTCGAACGCCACTACGCGGAACTCGCCCGGTTCGCCCATCTTCTGACGGGCGAGGCGGACGGCGCCGACGATCTGGCCGCGGACGCCCTGACCGCGCTGTGGCAGCGCTGGGACCGGCTGCGCCAGGCCGAACACCCACTCGCCTACGCCCGTGGCGTGGTCGCCAACCTGGCACGGTCACGGATCCGCAGCGCGGTGCGCGAGCGCCGCCGGATCGCCCTGTTCTGGTCCCGTGGCGCGGAGCCGTTGGACGGTCCGGACGTGGCCGCAGTGGTGGACGTGCGGACCGCTCTCGCCCGGTTGCCGTTCCGGAAGCGGACGTGCGTGGTCCTGCGGCACGCTTTCGACCTGTCGGAGAAGGACACCGCGCTGGCGCTCGGGATATCGGTCGGTACGGTGAAGAGCCAGACCTCGAAGGGGTTGGCCGAACTGGAACGGATGCTGGACGGCACGGGATCAGCCGGGGAACTTCTGGCGGGGAGGAGGAGTCGTTGA
- a CDS encoding RICIN domain-containing protein, whose product MGLALGVPGVLGPYLLFVQADSEAATLDTDAYYEVVSVRSDKVLDVPGADTSDGVWTRQQSRVAGAASQQWRLRPTRDGYYELENRSSKKVLGVRGASGQSAAAVEQQSDHGGAAQQWKMDDVGGAAVKIVSRSSGMVLDVWGGSSGDGVPLVQYADQGGTNQRWKLVKAGGSGSRYTWHNAQIVGGGFVTGLVFNPARKDLLYARTDIGGAYRWDATAARWTSLTDWIGGADWNLLGTESLATDPVDPNRLYLASGTYTNDWAGNGAILRSTDQGRTFQRTDLPFKLGGNEDGRSMGERLVVDPSDHRTLYLGTRKNGLWRSTDYGVTWSQVAGFPVKDGASSGVGLSFVTFGPSGSRTIYVGVADKTTSLYRSTDGGSTWQAVPGQPKGELPQHGVPSGDGSLYLTYTNAPGPNGVTAGSVWKYTPSSGGWKNISPSSGGYGFAGLAVDPKHPSTVMVTTLDRWWPSDEIYRSADGGASWKALGATSVRDSSAAPYVGTGIGHWMGALAIDPFDSGHVLYGTGSGMWGSNDVTAADTGRATHWTVPAKGLEETATLGLIKPPGLPLISALGDVSGFRHEDLTKVPAKALSGPLFTNTTGIDFAQSQPRFMVRVGLGGAQHGAYSTDGGADWAPFAAAPVREAGGGSAAVSADGGTVVWTPDGQVPYSSTNRGSSWTAASGLPKDTAVVADRSAADTFYALSGGTLYASTDGGKHFGARATGLGDGQLKAVPGIAGDLWITGGGNGLLHSTNGGTSFGKLGGVERASAVGFGKPAPGAGYQALYLSGKVKGVAGLFRSTDGGSVWVRINDDQHQFGGNAVNVISGDPDVYGRVYLGGYGRGVVYGDLS is encoded by the coding sequence ATGGGTCTGGCGCTGGGCGTGCCCGGTGTGCTCGGCCCCTACCTGCTGTTCGTGCAGGCCGACTCGGAGGCCGCGACATTGGATACCGACGCCTACTACGAGGTGGTGTCCGTGCGCAGCGACAAGGTGCTGGACGTGCCCGGGGCGGACACGTCGGACGGCGTCTGGACCCGGCAGCAGAGCCGCGTGGCCGGCGCGGCGAGTCAGCAATGGCGGCTGAGGCCGACGCGGGACGGCTACTACGAGCTGGAGAACCGCAGCAGCAAGAAGGTCCTCGGAGTGCGGGGTGCTTCCGGACAGTCGGCGGCCGCCGTCGAGCAGCAGTCCGACCACGGCGGCGCCGCGCAGCAGTGGAAGATGGACGACGTCGGCGGCGCGGCGGTGAAGATCGTCTCCCGGAGCAGCGGCATGGTGCTGGACGTGTGGGGCGGCTCCAGCGGCGACGGCGTGCCGCTCGTCCAGTACGCGGACCAGGGCGGCACCAACCAGCGGTGGAAGCTGGTGAAGGCGGGCGGCTCGGGCAGCAGGTACACCTGGCACAACGCGCAGATAGTCGGCGGCGGGTTCGTCACCGGGCTGGTCTTCAACCCCGCCCGCAAGGACCTGCTGTACGCACGGACCGACATCGGCGGTGCCTACCGCTGGGACGCGACCGCCGCCCGCTGGACCTCCTTGACCGACTGGATCGGCGGAGCCGACTGGAACCTGCTGGGGACGGAGAGCCTGGCGACCGACCCGGTCGACCCGAACCGCCTGTACCTCGCGAGCGGCACCTACACCAACGACTGGGCGGGCAACGGCGCGATCCTGCGCTCCACCGACCAGGGCAGGACGTTCCAGCGCACCGACCTGCCGTTCAAGCTGGGGGGCAACGAGGATGGCCGGTCCATGGGTGAGCGGCTGGTGGTGGACCCGTCCGACCACCGCACGCTCTACCTGGGTACCCGCAAGAACGGGCTCTGGCGCAGCACCGACTACGGCGTGACCTGGAGCCAGGTCGCCGGTTTCCCCGTGAAGGACGGTGCGAGCAGCGGCGTAGGCCTCTCCTTCGTGACCTTCGGTCCGTCCGGCAGCCGGACGATCTACGTCGGGGTGGCCGACAAGACCACCTCGCTGTACCGCTCCACCGACGGCGGCAGCACCTGGCAGGCCGTGCCCGGCCAGCCGAAGGGGGAGCTGCCGCAGCACGGTGTGCCGTCCGGCGACGGCTCGCTGTACCTGACGTACACCAACGCGCCGGGCCCGAACGGGGTGACGGCCGGTTCGGTGTGGAAGTACACCCCGTCCAGCGGGGGCTGGAAGAACATCTCGCCGTCCAGCGGCGGTTACGGATTCGCCGGCCTGGCGGTCGATCCGAAGCACCCGTCCACGGTCATGGTCACCACGCTGGACCGCTGGTGGCCCTCGGACGAGATCTACCGGTCCGCCGACGGTGGCGCCTCCTGGAAGGCGCTCGGCGCGACCTCGGTGCGGGACAGCTCCGCAGCGCCCTACGTGGGCACCGGCATCGGTCACTGGATGGGCGCCCTGGCCATCGACCCCTTCGATTCGGGGCACGTGCTGTACGGCACCGGATCGGGGATGTGGGGCAGCAACGACGTGACCGCGGCGGACACCGGTCGGGCGACGCACTGGACCGTCCCGGCCAAGGGCCTGGAGGAGACCGCGACCCTCGGGCTGATCAAGCCCCCCGGTCTTCCCCTGATCAGTGCCCTCGGCGATGTCAGCGGGTTCCGGCACGAGGACCTCACCAAGGTGCCCGCCAAGGCGTTGTCCGGACCGCTGTTCACCAACACCACGGGTATCGACTTCGCCCAGTCGCAGCCGCGGTTCATGGTGCGGGTCGGTCTCGGCGGGGCGCAGCACGGCGCCTATTCGACGGACGGCGGAGCCGACTGGGCACCCTTCGCCGCGGCGCCGGTGCGCGAAGCGGGCGGCGGTTCCGCGGCCGTCTCGGCGGACGGCGGCACGGTGGTGTGGACCCCCGACGGGCAGGTTCCGTACTCCTCGACCAACCGCGGGTCGTCCTGGACGGCGGCCTCCGGTCTCCCCAAGGACACGGCCGTGGTGGCCGACCGTTCGGCGGCGGACACCTTCTACGCCCTCAGTGGCGGCACCCTGTACGCCAGCACCGACGGAGGGAAGCACTTCGGCGCCCGGGCCACCGGCCTGGGCGACGGGCAGCTGAAGGCGGTTCCGGGCATCGCCGGTGACCTGTGGATCACCGGTGGGGGCAACGGACTCCTGCACTCCACCAACGGTGGGACGAGCTTCGGCAAGCTCGGCGGCGTGGAGCGGGCGAGCGCCGTCGGCTTCGGCAAGCCGGCCCCGGGTGCCGGGTACCAGGCGCTCTACCTCAGCGGGAAGGTGAAGGGCGTCGCCGGGCTGTTCCGTTCCACCGACGGCGGCTCGGTCTGGGTCCGGATCAACGACGACCAGCACCAGTTCGGTGGGAACGCCGTCAACGTCATCAGCGGCGACCCCGACGTGTACGGCCGGGTCTACCTGGGCGGCTACGGCCGTGGCGTGGTGTACGGCGACCTGTCCTGA
- a CDS encoding LPXTG cell wall anchor domain-containing protein produces MRRRFVAGAVAVLAASVGLGALAPSAGAAPTVDISVNAGASLGTVPSSGVGLNTGFGDEHMGDAKVTSLMKAAGVRQLRYPGGSGADDYHWKTHTSGDGKGWIPSNTDFDHFMATAKTVGAQPILTANYGSGTPQEAADWVKYANVDKGYGVKYWEIGNEVYGNGHYGDGKGWELDKHADKSPTAYAKNLIAYAKAMKAVDPKVKIGAVLTTPGGWPDTEKAPGDSADWNNTVLSIAGSSIDFVIVHWYPGGATTADLLNTPSRIAGVTSWLRSLIAKYAGSRAASVEIAVTETDAVGSPALTSQAAALFAPDTYMTWFEQGATHVDWWNLHNGTDQAPTTVNGQTDYQDGGVLSAATCAGGKCQPPRETPFPTYWGIRSLTALAQPGDTMVKASSGNPSVAVHAVRSTNGALNVMLINKSPQNAAQVSLSYAGYTPAAGPVTTVSYATGGTALTTAERGTAVAQTLPPYSITTLQLKPASGTAGADKPTPVPTPTATTPVASASGTTGTRAQAEIGARVGQPAPSSTSGGLASTGVSNAAMYSALGGLLVLAAGVALVLRGRRRKALHGK; encoded by the coding sequence ATGCGCCGGCGCTTTGTCGCGGGGGCGGTGGCGGTGCTGGCCGCCTCGGTCGGCCTCGGCGCCCTGGCGCCCAGCGCGGGCGCCGCGCCGACCGTCGACATCAGTGTGAATGCCGGTGCCTCCCTGGGCACGGTGCCCAGCAGCGGCGTCGGCCTCAACACGGGTTTCGGCGACGAGCACATGGGGGACGCCAAGGTCACCTCGCTGATGAAAGCCGCGGGAGTCCGGCAGCTGCGCTATCCCGGCGGCTCCGGCGCGGACGACTACCACTGGAAGACCCACACCTCCGGCGACGGCAAGGGCTGGATCCCCTCCAACACCGACTTCGACCATTTCATGGCCACCGCGAAGACGGTCGGCGCCCAGCCGATCCTGACCGCGAACTACGGTTCCGGCACCCCCCAGGAGGCCGCCGACTGGGTCAAGTACGCCAACGTCGACAAGGGCTACGGCGTGAAGTACTGGGAGATCGGCAACGAGGTCTACGGCAACGGGCACTACGGCGACGGCAAGGGCTGGGAACTTGACAAGCACGCTGACAAGAGCCCGACGGCGTACGCGAAGAACCTGATCGCCTACGCGAAGGCGATGAAGGCCGTGGACCCGAAGGTGAAGATCGGAGCGGTGCTCACCACCCCCGGCGGCTGGCCGGATACGGAGAAGGCTCCCGGTGACAGCGCCGACTGGAACAACACGGTGCTCTCCATCGCGGGAAGCTCGATCGACTTCGTCATCGTCCACTGGTATCCGGGCGGCGCCACCACGGCAGACCTGCTGAACACCCCCTCCCGGATCGCCGGTGTCACGTCCTGGCTGCGCTCGCTGATCGCCAAGTACGCCGGCTCGCGCGCCGCTTCGGTGGAGATCGCGGTCACCGAGACCGACGCCGTCGGCTCGCCCGCCCTGACCAGCCAGGCCGCAGCCCTGTTCGCGCCGGACACCTACATGACCTGGTTCGAGCAAGGCGCCACCCACGTGGACTGGTGGAACCTGCACAACGGCACGGACCAGGCACCCACCACCGTCAACGGCCAGACCGACTACCAGGACGGGGGTGTTCTCTCCGCCGCAACCTGCGCCGGAGGCAAGTGCCAACCGCCGCGCGAGACACCCTTCCCCACCTACTGGGGCATCCGCTCGCTGACCGCACTGGCCCAGCCCGGCGACACCATGGTCAAAGCGTCCTCGGGCAACCCGTCGGTCGCCGTGCACGCGGTGCGCAGCACCAACGGCGCTCTGAACGTCATGCTGATCAACAAGAGCCCGCAGAACGCGGCGCAGGTGTCCCTCTCGTACGCCGGATACACCCCGGCCGCAGGGCCGGTCACGACCGTTTCGTACGCCACCGGAGGCACCGCCCTGACGACGGCGGAGCGGGGCACAGCGGTCGCACAGACGCTGCCGCCGTACTCGATCACGACCCTTCAGCTGAAGCCCGCGTCGGGCACCGCGGGCGCTGACAAGCCGACGCCCGTCCCCACGCCGACCGCCACCACGCCGGTTGCCTCCGCCTCCGGCACGACCGGCACCCGCGCGCAGGCGGAGATCGGCGCACGCGTCGGCCAGCCGGCCCCGAGCAGCACGTCCGGCGGCCTGGCTTCCACCGGGGTGAGCAACGCTGCCATGTACAGCGCCCTCGGCGGCCTGCTGGTCCTCGCTGCCGGCGTCGCGCTGGTGCTTCGCGGACGTCGCCGCAAGGCGTTGCACGGGAAGTGA